The proteins below come from a single Mucilaginibacter mali genomic window:
- a CDS encoding SusC/RagA family TonB-linked outer membrane protein, translated as MKLTTLLLIIALVQASAKGFAQKINLNETNAPLEKVINTIKQQSGYVFLYTDQELKNEKITVKVSNASIEETLKAAFKNTSVDYKIVGNNILLKKNEPTFIDKARAIFAQVTVAGKVQDETGQPLVGVTVKIKTTSQATASDANGTFAITVPDDKTIIVFSFIGYETIELAAKDIASGSIIRLKPVQTNLQEVIVNKGYYSVKQELNTGSTFKVTGDNISKQPGINPIAALEGRVPGLYISQFSGIPGAGVQVKLRGRNSIGSGNDPLYIVDGLPFSSISLTNPGLSGGALGAPPTTPIQPSTGLSPFNSLNPSDIEDIQILKDADATAIYGSRGANGVILITTKKGRPGRTKVDLNLTSGIGNVASRLPLLNTQQYLKLRREAFANDGKTPIASDYDINGTWDTTRYTDWQKEMIGRTARYSNGQISVSGGNTNTQFRLNAGSSRQDAVFPGGDHDSQVNVGMTVNYVSNDQKLKMQFIARYSNESNLVHASDYTAKIVLAPDAPAIYDNNGNLNWQNGTWTNPLSTTFTPNQSDINSLTGNIDLNYKLFSDLTLKTSAGYTRKQIDQTVKRFSGVVFAPTNDIRQLDIANGYNLIWQVEPGIEYVKKIASGQLNVLIGATFQKNISDSYTFGGYGFSSDALLSNVNFASTIYSGYNANTQYRYGALYSRIGYNWQDKYLFNIVGRRDGSSRFGPGNQFGNFGSIGAAWIFSKENFLKNVSWLSLGKLRASYGVTGNDQISDYQYLSTYGSNSNVIYQNIAGLTPGRIANPYYAWESVQKVDVGLELGMLNDRVNLSLDYYHNKTNNSLVQQPLPSIAGFTSVITNFPATVQNTGFELSLNTVNINTNDFTWVSDFNISFPKNKLASFPGLETNTTYINQYLVGMPLSLRKLYHYVGIDTQTGIPIMEDFNHDGLINTNDQRLVAAPQQTFHGGLENHFNYKSFSFSFDFQFVKQTGYNYINYFSLRVSQNTNKPVYLLDHWRTSGDNAQLPKATTGAIATYNTALSNFQGSDVIISDASFARLKNIQLSYTLPKKWEAKTQLKNTKISLTAQNLFTITKYLGLDPENQGLALPPMRMYTIGFQTSF; from the coding sequence ATGAAACTAACGACACTCCTGTTGATCATAGCCCTTGTCCAGGCCAGCGCCAAAGGATTCGCCCAGAAAATCAACCTGAACGAAACCAACGCGCCCTTAGAAAAGGTCATCAATACCATCAAGCAACAATCCGGCTATGTGTTCCTATATACCGACCAGGAACTTAAAAACGAAAAGATCACTGTAAAGGTCAGCAATGCAAGCATTGAAGAAACGCTCAAAGCCGCCTTTAAAAATACATCTGTCGATTATAAAATTGTCGGTAATAACATCTTGTTAAAAAAAAATGAACCGACATTCATTGATAAAGCCAGAGCAATATTCGCTCAGGTAACCGTGGCAGGAAAAGTTCAAGATGAAACTGGACAACCGCTTGTCGGTGTAACTGTGAAAATCAAAACCACCAGCCAGGCGACTGCTTCTGATGCAAATGGCACTTTTGCCATTACGGTCCCGGATGACAAAACGATTATTGTTTTTTCGTTTATTGGTTACGAAACCATAGAATTAGCTGCAAAAGATATTGCGTCAGGATCAATTATTAGATTAAAGCCTGTTCAGACGAACTTACAAGAAGTAATCGTTAACAAAGGATACTACTCAGTAAAACAAGAGTTAAACACAGGTAGCACCTTTAAAGTTACCGGAGACAATATCTCCAAGCAACCTGGCATTAATCCTATAGCAGCATTGGAAGGAAGAGTGCCAGGATTATACATTTCTCAATTTTCCGGTATTCCTGGTGCAGGAGTTCAGGTGAAATTGCGGGGCAGAAATAGTATTGGGAGTGGCAATGACCCGTTATATATTGTTGATGGTTTACCTTTTTCATCAATCTCATTAACGAACCCGGGATTGTCAGGCGGAGCTTTAGGGGCTCCCCCCACAACCCCTATTCAGCCATCAACTGGTCTAAGTCCCTTTAATTCATTAAACCCTTCCGATATTGAAGATATACAAATTTTGAAAGACGCTGATGCTACCGCTATTTATGGTTCCCGGGGCGCAAATGGTGTAATACTTATTACTACCAAAAAGGGCCGCCCAGGAAGAACAAAAGTAGATTTAAATTTAACGAGCGGTATAGGGAATGTAGCTAGTAGATTACCTCTACTGAACACACAACAGTATCTTAAGCTTCGACGGGAGGCATTTGCCAACGATGGTAAAACGCCGATTGCATCAGATTATGATATCAATGGGACTTGGGACACCACACGTTATACTGACTGGCAAAAAGAAATGATAGGGAGAACTGCACGATATTCTAATGGGCAGATTTCCGTTAGTGGGGGGAATACAAATACCCAATTTCGACTTAATGCAGGGAGTTCGCGTCAGGACGCAGTTTTTCCGGGAGGTGATCATGATTCACAAGTAAACGTTGGGATGACGGTGAATTATGTTTCCAACGATCAAAAACTCAAAATGCAATTCATCGCTCGTTATTCAAACGAATCCAACCTAGTTCATGCGAGCGATTATACCGCGAAAATAGTACTTGCTCCAGACGCACCAGCTATATATGACAATAATGGCAACTTAAATTGGCAGAACGGAACATGGACTAATCCTTTAAGCACAACTTTTACCCCAAATCAGTCCGATATAAATAGTTTGACGGGAAATATAGATCTTAATTACAAACTTTTCTCCGATCTGACCTTGAAAACCAGTGCAGGATATACAAGGAAGCAAATTGACCAAACAGTCAAACGGTTCTCAGGCGTAGTTTTTGCGCCCACAAACGATATTAGACAATTGGATATTGCCAACGGATACAACTTAATTTGGCAGGTTGAACCCGGTATTGAATATGTTAAAAAGATTGCATCCGGACAGCTAAATGTTCTTATTGGAGCCACCTTTCAAAAAAACATTTCCGATAGTTATACTTTCGGTGGTTATGGTTTCAGCAGTGATGCTTTACTGTCGAACGTAAATTTTGCCTCAACAATCTACTCTGGTTACAATGCGAATACTCAATATCGGTATGGAGCCTTATATAGCCGTATCGGCTACAATTGGCAAGACAAATATTTATTTAACATTGTTGGAAGACGGGATGGAAGTAGCCGGTTTGGTCCAGGTAACCAATTTGGGAATTTCGGTTCAATTGGTGCAGCATGGATATTTTCAAAAGAAAATTTTTTAAAAAATGTTTCCTGGTTAAGCTTGGGTAAACTCAGAGCCAGTTATGGGGTTACGGGAAATGATCAAATTTCTGACTACCAATATTTAAGTACGTATGGCAGCAATAGCAATGTTATCTATCAGAATATTGCAGGATTAACGCCTGGCCGTATAGCAAATCCATATTACGCATGGGAATCGGTGCAGAAGGTAGATGTAGGATTGGAACTTGGTATGCTTAATGATAGAGTCAATCTTTCTTTAGATTATTATCATAATAAGACAAATAACTCTTTAGTGCAACAACCGCTTCCTTCCATCGCAGGATTTACCAGCGTTATTACAAATTTCCCTGCGACTGTGCAGAATACTGGATTTGAGTTATCACTGAATACCGTTAACATAAACACAAACGATTTTACATGGGTTAGTGATTTTAATATTTCTTTTCCCAAAAATAAACTAGCATCGTTTCCTGGACTAGAAACAAATACGACATATATAAATCAGTATCTCGTAGGAATGCCGTTATCCCTGCGTAAGTTGTATCACTATGTAGGTATCGATACACAGACAGGAATTCCGATCATGGAAGACTTCAACCATGACGGATTAATAAACACTAACGACCAGCGACTAGTAGCTGCGCCCCAACAAACATTTCATGGTGGTTTGGAAAATCATTTTAACTATAAATCATTTAGCTTCAGTTTTGATTTTCAGTTTGTAAAACAGACCGGGTATAATTACATCAACTATTTCTCTTTGAGGGTATCTCAGAATACTAATAAACCAGTATATCTCCTCGACCATTGGAGGACATCGGGTGACAATGCTCAATTGCCCAAAGCAACAACGGGGGCAATCGCTACCTACAACACGGCACTCAGCAATTTCCAGGGCAGCGATGTTATCATTAGTGATGCCTCCTTCGCACGGCTAAAAAACATCCAATTGTCATATACTTTACCAAAAAAATGGGAGGCGAAGACGCAATTAAAGAATACAAAAATTTCTTTAACTGCACAAAATCTATTTACCATAACTAAATATCTGGGATTGGACCCGGAAAACCAAGGTTTGGCGTTACCGCCTATGAGAATGTACACTATTGGTTTTCAAACAAGCTTTTAA
- a CDS encoding FecR family protein, whose product MSEKNTPEELIKRYLDGNCTPEEKALVESWHLLDFKNSDENPSMQEINAAHEQMRHTIMAHAQHKTRSLWPRRIAAAASILLILSAGGYFLFKNKATVPPQTASIPKTDIPPGNQSAILQLSNGQQISLNQVKAGTIATQGSTNITKTANNSIVYNNDNNNENTGTATIAYNTITTKRGNYYPLTLSDGTVAILDAGSSIRYPVVFTGSERKVEITGQVYFEVTHNSKMPFRVSVKGQTIEDLGTHFNINAYDDEPNIKTTLIEGSIRINNEKTLIPGQQAVITNGNIRVKKADIEQAIAWKNGLFNFEGMPLADAMRQISRWYDVDVEYPEGTPRTVFHGEMHRNVNALQVLEVLKFFKVNFEIVQGFDGKKILVKP is encoded by the coding sequence ATGTCAGAAAAGAATACACCCGAAGAACTGATCAAACGCTACCTCGATGGCAACTGCACCCCCGAGGAAAAAGCCCTCGTAGAAAGCTGGCACCTGTTAGATTTTAAAAACAGTGACGAGAACCCCTCCATGCAGGAGATCAACGCCGCCCATGAGCAGATGCGCCATACCATCATGGCCCATGCACAACATAAGACCCGTAGCCTATGGCCACGCCGCATCGCCGCCGCCGCGTCTATCTTATTGATCCTGTCAGCGGGCGGTTACTTCCTGTTCAAAAATAAAGCAACAGTACCACCGCAAACCGCAAGTATACCAAAGACGGATATCCCGCCTGGCAACCAGTCCGCGATCCTGCAATTGTCCAACGGCCAGCAGATCAGCCTGAACCAGGTTAAAGCCGGTACCATCGCCACGCAGGGCAGCACCAACATTACGAAGACCGCTAACAACAGCATTGTCTACAACAACGACAACAATAATGAAAACACAGGCACAGCAACCATCGCCTACAATACCATTACCACCAAACGCGGCAACTATTACCCGCTGACCCTATCGGATGGCACCGTCGCCATACTCGATGCCGGGTCCTCTATCCGCTACCCCGTAGTCTTCACAGGCAGCGAACGTAAAGTAGAGATCACCGGCCAGGTCTATTTCGAGGTTACCCATAATTCAAAAATGCCATTCCGAGTAAGTGTGAAAGGCCAAACCATCGAAGATTTAGGCACCCATTTCAATATCAACGCCTATGACGATGAGCCGAATATCAAAACCACCCTCATCGAAGGCAGCATAAGAATCAACAACGAAAAAACGCTCATACCGGGACAACAAGCCGTAATTACCAACGGCAATATCAGAGTAAAGAAAGCCGATATCGAGCAGGCCATCGCCTGGAAAAATGGCCTGTTTAATTTCGAAGGAATGCCGCTGGCGGATGCTATGCGCCAAATCTCGCGCTGGTATGACGTAGATGTCGAATACCCTGAAGGAACGCCCAGAACCGTATTCCACGGCGAGATGCACCGCAACGTCAATGCCTTACAAGTATTGGAAGTACTTAAATTCTTTAAAGTCAATTTTGAAATCGTACAGGGATTTGACGGGAAGAAGATCCTCGTAAAACCATAA
- a CDS encoding RNA polymerase sigma factor — MAIPTTPTDQQLVAQLREGNAAAYTQLFDRFQPTLYVYARKITKDKDEAADIVQEVFLYLWDKRDSIEFDHNILAYLYSAVRYKFFNLLDKKKVRLDYADSLKKYMQEGSPETDNLLREREMLRLIEEQISLLPPKLKLIYELSRKANMSTAHIAELLDVSEKTVQNQVSLAVKQLKMKLGALQLTGLFLSAEALAELMKKL; from the coding sequence ATGGCAATTCCCACCACACCCACCGATCAGCAACTGGTCGCCCAACTACGGGAAGGGAATGCCGCAGCCTATACCCAGCTATTTGACCGTTTCCAGCCTACACTATATGTCTATGCCCGGAAGATTACCAAAGACAAAGATGAGGCCGCCGATATCGTGCAGGAAGTCTTTTTATACCTTTGGGACAAACGCGACAGCATCGAATTTGACCATAATATATTAGCTTACCTGTACAGCGCCGTGCGCTATAAATTTTTCAACCTGCTCGATAAAAAGAAAGTCAGGCTGGATTACGCCGACTCGCTGAAAAAATACATGCAGGAAGGCAGCCCTGAAACCGACAACCTTTTGCGCGAACGCGAAATGCTGCGCCTCATCGAAGAACAGATCAGCCTCCTGCCACCAAAACTTAAACTCATCTACGAACTCAGCCGCAAGGCCAATATGAGTACTGCACATATCGCCGAACTCCTTGACGTATCTGAAAAAACCGTGCAGAACCAGGTCAGCCTCGCCGTCAAACAATTAAAAATGAAACTCGGCGCGCTCCAATTAACCGGCCTATTCCTTAGCGCCGAAGCACTTGCCGAACTGATGAAGAAACTGTAA